Part of the Lutra lutra chromosome 4, mLutLut1.2, whole genome shotgun sequence genome is shown below.
CTCCGCCCACCTATCTGCATCTTCTTTCCCGAGCTCATTTGATTTTCTGGCTTTAAGTGGACACCATCTCATAGCTGGTGACGGTCCACAAATTTACAGCCATCAGTAGGTCCCATTGATGACTACATTCAAATGCTTCATGCAGCTACATTTTACCTACTTCACCCTGATCCTGGAAGAGATCTTGAGGGATTCATACAAAAACCCCTCCTCAGCTGTTCTTGGACTACACCCCGCCCCTCCTATCTCTTTGTCCCAAACTTCCACACAACAACACTCAGAGAAACTGGGGGGggtttaaattttactttttttttttttaagattttatttattatttgacagagatcacaagcagacagaggcaggcagagagagaggaaggaagcaggctccctgccgagcagagagcccgatgtggggctcgatcccaggaccctgggcccacaacctgagctgaaggcagaggctttaacccactgagccacccaggcaccccttttaagtgttacttttaaaaagatttatttgagagagtgcacccTGCAAGTagagggctgggggagagaagagaatcccaagcagactccctgctgagccccacaCTGCCCCATCTctggacccatgagatcatgaccttagctgaaattaccagtcggatgctcaacctactgagccacccagaaaccccgaCATAGAAATTGTTTTAATGTAAAGCTGATCACACACTCCACTCTCCTGCATAAAACCCTCCAAAGTCTTCCCCAGGACACGTGCTTTACACCTTTCCTCTTTAGTTCTCCAGTCCAGTGTTATCTCAGAAATcccccctcaccaccccctctAAAACAGGCCCAGTCCCACCACATCACTATTATCCTTTtagcctgttttattttcttcagagtaCAAACTACTCGCTGAAATTATATCATACTTTAACTTGCTTGTCTGCATATGGTTTCTCCTACAATGTAAGCTCTGTGGGGCAGGGATTTTACCTGCCCTGTTCTCTGATGGATTCCATGACCCTAATCAGTGCCTCTCACACAAGCACTCAATATTTGTGGGACAAATGAATGTATTTCTTTCTAAGCATATATACAATACATAAACTGTTCCACTACAGTTCTCAGCACTTAACAAAATCAGCTTCCTAAGAACCCTACTAAATAGATTCtgttattagctccattttataaataaggaaactgaggcatagaaaggTTACATACCCTCATTCAAGTCGCAAAGCCCCAAAGTGGTGGAATTAGGATTCAAAACCCAGGCAGCCGAGCTCCAGAGAAGAGACATACTCTTAATCATTGTACTACTGATGGGATTCAGGACAAAACACAGTATCTTAccatattggatttttttttaaagatttatttatttatttgacagagagagatcacaagtaggcagagaggcaggcagagagagaggaggaagcaggctccctgctgagcagagagcccaatgtggggctcgatcccaggaccctgggatcatgacctgagccgaaggcagaggcttaacccactgagccacccagttgcccctcatattggatattttaaagcaatttgaGAAACCACGAAAGTCACTCTCACCTCCCATCCTACCCTACCCACACCCTCCCTTCTCTCTAGAAATGGGGTCATTAAACCCTCACGTGAGCCCTACTGTCCTATACTGGAGGCGAGGAATCATCTTTATCTCCAAAGTCAAAGGGGTTCCAAAAGAATCCAAACAAACAGGCCTTGTTAAGTTCCCCCAGTTTACTACACTTGccttatactcttttttttttttttttaagattttatttgagagagagagccacatGCACATGCaacctggggaggggcagagggagaggcagaagcaggcttccccctaaACAACGAGCCCagggagggctccatcccaggatcatgacctgagcccgaggcagatgcttaacccactgagccactcaggtgccccaccgCATACTCTTTAAACCATcatattcctggggcacctgggtggctcagtgggttaaagcctctgccttcggctcaagtcatgatctcagggtcctagaatcaagacccgcatctggctctctgcgcagcagggagcctgcttcctcctctctctctgcctgcctctctgcctgcttgtgatctgtcaaaacaaaacaaaacaaaacaactttaaaCCATCATATTCCTTCATGACTATCCACTCTTCATCAAACCTAGCATAAAAATACTGAGGTTTAAACCATTTCTTCtggccttcatttcctttttttttttttttttttttaaagatttatttatttatttgtcagagagagagagagagagcacaggcagacagagtggcaggcagaggcagagggagaagcaggctccccacagaacaaggagcctgctgtgggactcgatcccaggacgctgggatcatgacctgagccgaaggcagcggcttaaccaactgagccacccaggcgtcccttttttttttttttaaagattttatttacttatttgtcagagagagagcgcaagcacaaGCCGAGGGGAGCCTGaggtgaggctggatcccaggaccccgggatcctgacctgagccacttaacctaacagactgagctacccaggagccactggtcttcatttccttatgaagacTCCCatattactaaaatttatattggGGGTGTCCAGCTAGCTCAGTCGCAGAGGAGTAATgcgactctcttttttttttttaagattttatttatttatttgacagagacggggagagggaacacaaacaggggagtgggagagggagaagcaggcctcccacctagcagggagccccatgtggcagggagcccgatgcggggcttgattccagaaccctgggatcatgacctgagccgaaggcagactgagccacccaggcgccccagtatgtgactcttttttttttttttaagattttatttatttaatttgacagagagcacaagtaggcagagaggcaggcagagagaggaggaagcaggcttcccgctgagcagagagcccgacgtggggctctatcccaggacccaggatcatgccccgagccgaaggcagaggctttaacccactgagccacccagctgcccccagtaTGTGACTCTTAATTGATCTTGGAGTTGTataagtcccacgttgggtgtagagattatgtaaataaagaaatattaattttaaaaaggaaacatcttaaataaatttgtaggcttttctcctgttaatctatctTTGTCAAGTTGATTTCCAGACCCAACCAGGGACCCTAAGAGGGGCAAGGAAAACTTCTTCCTCCCCTGCACTACTTTTTTTTGGCAAAAGGAATCCTGCTCTACCTGGTAAGCACTGAGCTTTTTTCAAAGATCACAGATACCTTTCTACATCACAGTAAGAATATACCATAGTTAATCAGTGTTCTAGTTAAACCAAGACATCTAGTTTGTTTTCAATTCTCATTACCCAAACAATGCTGTCGTGAAGTAGTACTATGAGTAACCACATTTTCAGTCTTGAGAGAGAATGCCAAATAACTATCTTTAATTCATGTGCAACGTATTTTTGTATAAAATCCtggagacaggggcgcctgggtggctcagtgggttaagccgcagcctcggctcaggtcatgatctcagggtcctgggatcgagccccgcatcggctctctgctcagcagggagtctgcttccctctctctctctgcctgcctctctgcctacttgtgatctctctctgtcaaataaataataaaatcttttttttctttttttttttaaagattttatttatttatttgagagagagacagtgagagagagcatgagcgaggagaaggtcagagagagaagcagactccccgtggagctgggagcctgatgcgggactcgatcccgggactccgggatcatgacctgagccaaaggcagtcgtccaaccaactgagccacccaggcatcccaaataaataaaatctttaaaaaaaaaaaaattaaaaaaaaaattaaatcctggaGACAGAAGTTTgaccatattttcttctaattaacTGTCCCTCATTTTAGAttgatagtgtcttttttttttttaagattttatttattatttgacagacagccatcacaagtaggctgagaggcaggcagagagagagagaggaggaagcaggctccctactgagcaaagagccagatatggggctcgatcctgagccaaaggcagaggctttaacccactgagccaaaggcagaggctttaacccactgagccacccaggtgccccagattgaTAGCGTCTTGTTTTACAGCTCTTTTAAACTCTTCATGGACTAAAATAGCAtctaaataaggaaataaagtcaTCACTGAGCATTTACAGAGCACTGATTACGTGACTGTGACAGGGACTGTGGAACAAGAAATGAATAAGGCGCCACTCCAGGCCAGGGGATCTATCTTCAGAAAGATTCAGATCTTCAGGAAGACAAAATGTGTAATGAATGAGAGGAAGCATGGGCGTCTTCAGTAACTAAGAGAGTGAGTGCACAGCCAGAGGACTACGGCTTCAGAACCAGTGATTTAATGCAAAGATGGTAGTTGTGAGAAGAGTTACCACTAGTAATTCTGAGTGTCCCGAGAGTGAAATAAAGTGTATTTTGTCCTCAGAGCAATGGGGATGTTGAGTGGCTTAAAAAGGGAAGTAGGGCTGATAATCTTAAGTAAGTCTGGCTGCAGTGTGGGAAATGGTTGGCGGGGAAAGGAGCCTGGCAGGCACAGAGGCAGTGGAGCTGGAGTGAGGCAGGAAGACTTTCAGAGCTTGTTGGATTCATTCTGACATAGATAGGACGGGGTGAACTAAAGCAAGAGAACTGAACCAACTGGAAAGATCTCCTAGCAGAGGAAAAACAACTTTCCTTTTACAATCTGAGCTCTTGCTGAGACTCTTGTAATGagagacagattaacaagagaaaaatatgtttattagcATGTATACCTCATGTGTACATGGAAGATACCCAGGGAAAAATGAGTTACTCTCTGAGGCGGCCTAAAAACCTGCTGAAAAACCATCTTAAgctaaggaggaaagaaaagtgtgTAGGGAGGACAGTTCTGGGGAAGCCACCtggaaaagcacagtaaacaagATAAGGTTTGTTGGGGTACCTcggtgctcagtgggttagcccctgcctttggctcaggtcatgatctcagggtcctcagcggggagcctgcttccccccatctctctgcctgcctctctgcctacttgtgatctctgtctgtcaaataaataaataaaatcttaaaaaaaaaaaaaaaagatttgttcagCTGATTCCAGTGGGTGCCTTCTCTACCAAAATCCTCCTGTGAGTTCACCATCCTTCTTTTTCTGGTACAGAGAATgagacacccttacaaatggagatttcctttttaaatataaatttccctAACAAAAGGGCAATTTGTACTGTTTCCGCAGCTTCAGCTGTTtctcaaaatagtttaaaataatccttacaccaaagaggcatattttggatTGGCACATTCCGCTACCCTTTCAGTCTCTGAGAAGGTGGAAGCCACGGGAGGCAGATGTGAGGAGCAATAAGGCAAGGCAGGTTTCTGGCTTAGACACTGACGTAGATGAGAAACACGACGGGGGCAGAATTTAGGAAAGATGAGAAGACAGCTCAGTTTCAAACTGAGTCTGAAGTGTCTGTCCGGCGTTTGGGGAGAGATCGCCAAGAGCTAGGTCTGGAATAAAGAGGGAGCTGAGCTGAAAACATGTTGGGGTTATAAAAGTAAAGGCGCCAAGCCCACGTGGCCAGAGGCGCTGAAGAGAACAGGGTAAGAGCTCAAAGGAAATCGCTTAGGGGCCCCGCCACGCCACGCCCCCAGCCACGCCAcgcccctcctttccctcccccttaaTCCCACCCACAGGGCGCGGCGCGGGATGGATCGCGGTTCCTCCAGCTCTGGGCTCGCAGGGCATGCTGGGGGCGGCAGCCCCTTCTGAGAGCCAGGCATATCGGGAGCTGTAGTTTGGGACAGGCCCAGAAGTCCTCGCAAATCGCGGCCTTGGTCACTTAAAGGGCAGATCCAGAAAGCAATGATGCTCCCGTGGCAGGGTTCCCCTCCGGCGGCGGCACGGGGCGCCCCGGGCCGCATCCCCTCTTCTCAGAGCGTGGCACTTCCAGGCCTCCACGATCTGCTCCACCTGAAGGAAGGCCGGTCACTGCGGAGTCCGGCAGTACCCTTTCGCCCCGCGGACCCTGGGCTGCTGCAAACCCCCAACCCCCGCTcttctcttcccactcccccccacctccccggctGCTGAGTGGATCTGCGTTTGGTTCCCAGCGTCCGCACCGGGATGAGCGGCTCCCGCTGGTTCTGCTCTTCCAGGGCGCTCAGCTCCGCCGGGGCCAATAAGGCCAGTCTCAGCTCCCGCACCACCGGGGCCGCCACCTCGGCCACAGGCCGCTCCAGCACGGCCTGCGAACGCCAGCTCTAAGCCCGGACAGGCGGGGGCCCCGCGCCGCCACCCGCCTGCCAGGTTCCTGCGCCCCAAGCCTCCTTCCGCATCCCCACCGCGGGGTCCCGGTAGGCCCGGCTCACCGCGCCCACGCGCGCCCAGCTCCGGGCAGCCAGGACGAGCTCAGCTTCGTCTACACAGAGCTTGTCGCTGCGCAGCAGGGGCAGCAACGCGGGCGCCGACAGCTCCAAGAAGCCGCGGGTCCGGAGCGCCCTCCTGTGGGTCCACGAATGGGTCAGGGAGGAGCAGAATGAAGTGTGAGGGTTTGGGAGTATGCAGATGGGGAGAGGTACCTGGGTGTGGGTCTCTATGAAGGCTATGCAGCGCTCCTGCAGCGGTCCCAGGCCAAAGGTTACGGCAACCTGGGAACAGAATGAAGGGTGTTGGGTTAGTAGTGCAGCCCTCCACGCTGACGCCCACCTACACGCCGGTCCAGCAACACCCACCTGCAAGGCCTCACAAAccagctccacatccagcacCTTCACCACGAACTCCAGGCACAGCTGGGAATAGAAATGAAAGGGGTTGTGCTAAGGTGTCTCTGCTCCAAGACTGGAGCCCCACCCCAGAAGCAGTGAGCCACCTAGACAACTAAGCAGCCTCAAACCCATCCTGACCTCCCAGACTAGGGGAGGCAAGGAATCACCGGGGGCTGAGACTTGGCAAGCCTGAAGGGACTGGAGACTAGCTGTCTACCTTGTGTCCTGCAGTCTACCTTCTAGCACATTCCACAATAATCGGACTAGATGAAAGCCATGTGAAAATCCACTCTCCTTTTCTCTGAGGACACTTATTGTCTTCCACTTGTACCCCTCCTGACTCAAAGACTCTTTTGTTTAActagaaatttgaattttgtcCATGACCTGTCCCTTTCACTCTTGCATCCAGAAAAGTGCTGGGTCATGCCAGTTCCACTTCTCTCAAAGTCATGAACCTCTCTCCTGGGCTTCCACAGCTACTTATCCCTGCTGGACTGGGGAGCCCTTCCCATCTCTCCCAATCACTTCTCCCCTTAGCTCCAAATCTTCACTCCCTTACCCGAAACCTCCAATGAATCTCCATGCCctctgggtaaaaaaaaaaaaaaaaaaaaaaaagtccaaattctTGAAGGTCCTGCAGTGATCTAGCTCATGGTACCCTTTCCAATctcatctgtctctctcctcctctcccactcttgGTCCAGCCACACTAAATGGCTCACTAGCTCCGTTTGTGCCTTGGTGACAAGAATGCCACCTTTCCACTTCCCCTCTGAGCAAACTCTATCTGTTCTACCTGATCTAACACAAATGTTTCATCCCCCAAGaagtcttcccttcttttctccctgaTGGCAAGACCAGAGATACCCTCTGTAGAGTCTCGACACCATATACCCTTATCTATCACCCTTCTTATACCCCTGGCTTAAGGGTTTTCATGTGTCTatctctctctgaaaaacaagGATCAAGGCTGACTTATCCTGGCATCTACGGCATCAGCCATAAACACCCCATAAGTCCCCAcagcacacacacaacacacacgtATCCTtttgcacacaggcacacataaaTGCCTGTTTACATAGAGAGCCGTCCATACTCTGTGTCAGT
Proteins encoded:
- the BTBD19 gene encoding BTB/POZ domain-containing protein 19 isoform X2 — translated: METPGLVVHGEAAPFSTALRSLLNNPQYSDVCFVVGQERQEVFAHRCLLACRCNFFQRLLGPKLGPGMPSPVVLSSVPADAFLAVLEFLYANSVRLHRHSVLEVLTAAVEYGLEELRELCLEFVVKVLDVELVCEALQVAVTFGLGPLQERCIAFIETHTQRALRTRGFLELSAPALLPLLRSDKLCVDEAELVLAARSWARVGAAVLERPVAEVAAPVVRELRLALLAPAELSALEEQNQREPLIPVEQIVEAWKCHALRRGDAARGAPCRRRRGTLPREHHCFLDLPFK
- the BTBD19 gene encoding BTB/POZ domain-containing protein 19 isoform X1 encodes the protein METPGLVVHGEAAPFSTALRSLLNNPQYSDVCFVVGQERQEVFAHRCLLACRCNFFQRLLGPKLGPGMPSPVVLSSVPADAFLAVLEFLYANSVRLHRHSVLEVLTAAVEYGLEELRELCLEFVVKVLDVELVCEALQVAVTFGLGPLQERCIAFIETHTQAVLERPVAEVAAPVVRELRLALLAPAELSALEEQNQREPLIPVEQIVEAWKCHALRRGDAARGAPCRRRRGTLPREHHCFLDLPFK